A single Perognathus longimembris pacificus isolate PPM17 chromosome 17, ASM2315922v1, whole genome shotgun sequence DNA region contains:
- the Neurl4 gene encoding neuralized-like protein 4 isoform X2, whose protein sequence is MAAGSGGSGGSGGGPGPGPGGGGGPGGSGPGPGSSGGLGSGGELHPRTGRLVSLSACGRTARRQQPGQEFNHGLVLSREPLRDGRVFTVRIDRKVNSWSGSIEIGVTALDPSVLDFPSSATGLKGGSWVVSGCSVLKDGRSVLEEYGQDLDQLGEGDRVGVERTVSGELRLWVNGRDCGVAATGLPARVWAVVDLYGKCTQITVLPPEPGFSPPTPIPTPPLEPSAPPEDSALAPQGTSGDEAFVVSQAQARPEKFPNSLESHNDFASMELSEVVSNAILSAYNGGLLNVNLSSPPARDGVGSSGTATSPVLTSNDALLFHEKCGTLIKLSNNNKTAERRRPLDEFNNGVVMTNRPLRDNEMFEIRIDKLVDKWSGSIEIGVTTHNPNSLEYPATMTNLQSGTIMMSGCGILTNGKGTRREYCEFSLDELQEGDHIGLTRKSNSALHFFINGIDQGVATPLTPPVVYGVVDLYGMAVKVTIVHNNNHSDRLRRNNAILRALSPEGALRRAAPAAQAEPERLLFHPNCGQKAAITHEGRTALRPHATDDFNHGVVLSSRALRDGEVFQVRIDKMVDKWAGSIEIGVTTHNPAYLQLPSTMTNLRSGTWMMTGNGVMHNGTTILDEYGHNLDRLKAGDTVGVVRREDGTLHFFVNGMTQGPAAWNVPPGVYAVVDLYGQAAQATIVDDLEVPPVPEPLSEGNNQVSPSSPSSGAGASDLRFHQLHGSNAVITNGGRTALRHNCRSEFNDAIVISNRALRDGELFEIVIQKMVDRWSGSIEAGVTAIRPEDLEFPNTMTDIDYDTWMLSGTAIMQDGNTMRNNYGCDLDALGTGARIGMMRTAKGDLHYFINGQDQGAACSGLPPEVYAVVDLYGQCVQVSITNATGPMDNSLATSNTATEKSFPLHSPVAGVAHRFHSTCGKNVTLEEDGTRAVRVAGYAHGLVFSTKELRADEVFEVKVEELDEKWAGSLRLGLTTLAPGEMGPGAGGGPGLPPSLPELRTKTTWMVSSCEVRRDGQLQRMNYGRNLERLGVGSRVGIRRGTDDTMHILVDGEDMGPAATGIAKNVWAVLDLYGPVRSVSIVSSSRMEEPESTQPPSPSSDTGSEGEDDDEGEEHGLGDQNQVGIIPTAFEFLENHGKNILLSNGNCTATRVASYNQGIVVISQPLVPQLLVQVRIDFLNRQWTSSLVLGVITCPPERLNFPASACALKRAAWLLRGRGVFHNGLKICEKFGPNLDTCPEGTILGLRLDSSRGLHLHVNGVDQGVAVPDVPQPCHALVDLYGQCEQVTIVSPEPGAASGKSAGTQGDMEKADMVDGIKESVCWGPPPTASPLKSCEYHALCSRFQELLLLPEDYFMPPPKRSLCYCESCRKLRGDEAHRRRGEPPREYALPFGWCRFNLRVNPRLEAGTLTKKWHMAYHGSNVAAVRRVLDRGELGAGTASILSCRPLKGEPGVGFEESGENCAPPREEQPPPVLLSPSLQYAGAEPLASKVQFRDPKSQRTHQAQVAFQVCVRPGSYTPGPPSAALREPPDPHFSPAELEWVTKEKGATLLYALLVRVE, encoded by the exons GGTCTCGGCAGCGGCGGCGAGCTGCACCCGCGTACCGGGCGCCTGGTAAGCCTGTCGGCCTGTGGGCGGACGGCGCGGCGGCAGCAGCCGGGCCAAGAGTTCAACCACGGGCTGGTGTTGAGCCGCGAACCTTTGCGCGACGGACGCGTCTTCACCGTCCGCATCGATCGCAAG GTTAACTCCTGGAGTGGTTCCATTGAGATTGGGGTGACAGCGCTGGACCCCAGTGTGCTGGACTTCCCAAGCAGTGCCACGGGACTGAAAGGGGGCTCATGGGTAGTGTCAGGCTGCTCAGTGCTGAAGGATGGGCGTTCTGTGCTGGAAGAATATGGCCAGGACCTGGATCAGCTTGGAGAAGGGGACCGTGTGGGTGTGGAGCGCACAGTTTCTGGGGAGCTCCGGCTCTGGGTGAATGGGCGGGATTGTGGTGTGGCTGCCACAGGCCTCCCTGCCCGTGTCTGGGCTGTTGTGGACCTTTATGGCAAGTGTACCCAGATCACCGTGCTTCCCCCTGAGCCAGGCTTCAGCCCCCCTACTCCCATTCCTACACCTCCCCTAGAGCCCTCAGCCCCCCCAGAGGATTCTGCCTTGGCTCCACAGGGGACCTCTGGGgatgaag CCTTCGTAGTGTCCCAAGCACAGGCCCGGCCGGAGAAGTTTCCTAACAGCCTTGAGTCACATAATG ACTTTGCCAGCATGGAGCTCTCTGAAGTGGTGAGCAACGCCATCCTATCTGCCTACAATGGGGGACTCCTGAATGTGAACCTGAGCTCTCCCCCAGCTAGGGATGGAGTGGGATCTAGCGGTACTGCTACCTCACCTGTCCTCACCTCCAACGACGCCCTACTCTTCCATGAGAAGTGTGGCACCCTCATCAAACTCAGTAACAATAATAAGACAGCTGAGCGCCGGAGGCCCCTTGATGAATTCAACAATGGGGTTGTCATGACAAACCGCCCGCTTCGGGACAATGAAATGTTTGAG ATCCGTATCGACAAGCTTGTGGATAAATGGTCAGGTTCCATTGAAATTGGTGTCACCACTCACAACCCCAACAGCCTGGAATATCCAGCCACCATGACCAACCTCCAATCAG GCACCATCATGATGAGTGGCTGTGGGATTCTGACCAATGGCAAAGGCACCCGCCGGGAGTACTGTGAATTCAGTCTGGATGAGCTGCAG GAAGGTGACCATATTGGCCTGACAAGAAAGTCCAACTCTGCTCTGCACTTTTTCATTAATGGCATTGACCAGG GTGTGGCTACCCCATTGACACCCCCGGTAGTCTATGGTGTTGTAGACTTGTATGGGATGGCTGTGAAGGTCACCATCGTTCACAATAATAACCACAGTGACCGTCTTCGTCGGAACAATGCCATCCTgcgggcactgtcccctgagggTGCTCTGCGTCGTGCTGCTCCTGCTGCCCAGGCAGAACCTGAGCGCTTGCTGTTCCACCCCAACTGTGGGCAGAAGGCAGCCATTACCCACGAGGGACGCACTGCCCTGAGGCCCCA TGCCACTGATGACTTCAATCATGGCGTGGTACTGAGCAGCAGAGCCCTTCGGGATGGAGAGGTGTTTCAGGTGCGCATTGACAAGATGGTGGACAAATGGGCTGGCTCCATTGAAATTGGTGTCACCACCCACAACCCTGCCTACCTCCAGTTGCCCTCTACTATGACCAACCTGCGCTCTG GGACCTGGATGATGACTGGGAATGGGGTGATGCACAATGGGACAACCATCCTGGATGAATATGGACACAACTTGGATCGCCTCAAG GCAGGGGACACGGTAGGCGTGGTGCGGCGGGAGGACGGGACTCTCCACTTCTTTGTCAATGGAATGACACAGGGTCCTGCTGCCTGGAATGTACCCCCGGGTGTCTATGCTGTCGTTGATCTCTATGGCCAAGCAGCCCAGGCCACCATTGTGGACGACTTGG AGGTGCCTCCAGTCCCTGAGCCACTCTCTGAAGGGAATAATCAGGTGTCTCCAAGCTCCCCATCCTCAGGGGCAGGTGCCTCTGACCTGCGCTTCCACCAGTTGCATGGTAGTAATGCAGTCATCACTAATGGGGGCCGCACTGCACTCCGCCACAACTGCCGTAGCGAGTTCAATGATGCTATTGTCATTTCCAACCG GGCCCTGAGGGATGGAGAGCTGTTTGAAATTGTCATTCAAAAGATGGTGGACCGCTGGTCTGGCTCCATTGAGGCTG GAGTAACTGCAATTCGGCCTGAAGACCTGGAATTTCCCAACACCATGACCGACATCGACTATGACACATGGATGCTGAG TGGCACAGCCATCATGCAAGATGGTAACACCATGCGCAATAACTATGGGTGTGACCTGGATGCCCTGGGCACAGGTGCCCGCATTGGCATGATGAGAACTGCCAAAGGGGATTTGCACTACTTCATCAATGGCCAGGACCAAGGCGCTGCCTGCTCAGGCTTGCCTCCGG AGGTGTATGCAGTAGTGGATCTCTATGGCCAGTGTGTTCAAGTGTCCATCACCAATGCTACTGGCCCCATGGACAACAGCTTGGCGACCAGCAACACGGCCACTGAGAAGTCATTTCCCCTGCACTCTCCCG TGGCTGGTGTGGCTCACCGATTCCACAGTACATGTGGCAAGAATGTCACTCTAGAAGAGGATGGCACAAGGGCAGTGCGTGTGGCTGGCTATGCACATGGCCTCGTCTTTAGCACCAAGGAGCTCAGAGCTGATGAAGTCTTTGAG GTGAAAGTGGAAGAGCTGGATGAAAAGTGGGCAGGGTCCCTCCGGCTGGGGCTAACCACACTAGCACCAGGGGAGATGGGGCCTGGAGCAGGTGGAGGCCCAgggctgcctccttccctgccagaGCTCCGGACTAAGACCACCTGGATGGTATCCAGCTGTGAAGTGAGGCGTGATGGACAGCTCCAGAGGATGAACTATGGCCGGAACCTAGAGAGGCTGGGG GTGGGGAGCCGGGTGGGCATTCGTCGGGGAACAGATGACACGATGCACATCCTGGTAGATGGAGAGGATATGGGACCTGCAGCTACTGGCATCGCCAAG AATGTATGGGCTGTGTTGGATCTATATGGGCCAGTACGTAGTGTGTCCATTGTCAGTTCCTCGAGGATGGAGGAGCCAGAAAGtactcagcccccctcccccagctcggaCACCGGCAGTGAAGGCGAGGATGATGATGAGGGCGAGGAGCATGGCCTAGGA GACCAGAACCAAGTGGGTATTATACCCACAGCCTTCGAGTTCCTGGAGAACCATGGAAAGAATATCCTTTTGTCCAATGGGAACTGTACAGCCACACGGGTGGCCAGCTACAATCAGGGCATCGTTGTCATCAGCCAGCCCCTGGTGCCCCAGCTCCTGGTGCAG GTGCGGATAGACTTCCTGAACCGACAGTGGACATCTTCCCTTGTCCTAGGAGTCATCACCTGCCCACCAGAGAGGCTCAATTTCCCTGCCTCTGCTTGTGCCCTCAAACGGGCAGCCTGGCTGTTGCGTGGCCGAGGTGTTTTCCACAATGGTCTCAAG ATCTGTGAGAAGTTTGGGCCAAATCTGGATACGTGTCCTGAAGGCACCATCCTGGGACTGCGACTAGACAGCTCTAGGGGGCTGCATCTCCATGTCAATGGAGTAGACCAGGGGGTAGCTGTACCCGACGTGCCCCAGCCCTGCCATGCGCTTGTGGACCTCTATGGGCAGTGTGAGCAG GTGACAATTGTCAGTCCTGAGCCAGGAGCTGCCAGTGGGAAAAGTGCTGGAACCCAGGGGGACATGGAGAAAGCTGACATGGTTGATG GCATCAAGGAGAGTGTGTGCTGGGGTCCACCACCCACTGCTAGCCCTCTAAAGAGCTGCGAGTACCATGCTCTTTGCTCCCGCTTCCAAGAACTGCTGCTGCTTCCTG AGGATTATTTCATGCCTCCACCAAAGCGTAGCCTGTGCTACTGTGAATCTTGCCGAAAGCTTCGAGGAGATGAGGCCCACAGACGCAGAGGGGAGCCCCCACGGGAATATGCCCTGCCCTTTGGTTGGTGCAGGTTCAACCTCAG AGTGAATCCCCGCCTGGAAGCTGGGACGCTAACCAAAAAGTGGCACATGGCATATCATGGGAGCAATGTGGCAGCTGTAAGGAGGGTGCTGGACCGAGGGGAGCTGGGAGCAG GAACTGCCTCCATCCTGAGCTGCCGGCCCTTGAAGGGAGAGCccggagtggggtttgaggagtCTGGCGAGAACTGTGCGCCTCCCCGGGAGGAGCAGCCCCCCCCAGtgctgctctctccctctctccaataTGCTGGGGCCGAGCCCCTGGCCTCCAAAGTGCA ATTCCGGGACCCCAAATCCCAGCGGACGCACCAGGCCCAGGTGGCATTCCAGGTGTGTGTGCGCCCTGGCTCCTACACCCCCGGCCCTCCTTCTGCTGCACTCAGAGAACCTCCCGACCCACACTTCAGCCCAGCCGAACTTGAGTGGGTCACAAAGGAGAAGGGGGCCACACTCCTCTATGCCCTGCTGGTACGGGTGGAATGA
- the Neurl4 gene encoding neuralized-like protein 4 isoform X1, translating into MAAGSGGSGGSGGGPGPGPGGGGGPGGSGPGPGSSGGLGSGGELHPRTGRLVSLSACGRTARRQQPGQEFNHGLVLSREPLRDGRVFTVRIDRKVNSWSGSIEIGVTALDPSVLDFPSSATGLKGGSWVVSGCSVLKDGRSVLEEYGQDLDQLGEGDRVGVERTVSGELRLWVNGRDCGVAATGLPARVWAVVDLYGKCTQITVLPPEPGFSPPTPIPTPPLEPSAPPEDSALAPQGTSGDEAFVVSQAQARPEKFPNSLESHNDFASMELSEVVSNAILSAYNGGLLNVNLSSPPARDGVGSSGTATSPVLTSNDALLFHEKCGTLIKLSNNNKTAERRRPLDEFNNGVVMTNRPLRDNEMFEIRIDKLVDKWSGSIEIGVTTHNPNSLEYPATMTNLQSGTIMMSGCGILTNGKGTRREYCEFSLDELQEGDHIGLTRKSNSALHFFINGIDQGVATPLTPPVVYGVVDLYGMAVKVTIVHNNNHSDRLRRNNAILRALSPEGALRRAAPAAQAEPERLLFHPNCGQKAAITHEGRTALRPHATDDFNHGVVLSSRALRDGEVFQVRIDKMVDKWAGSIEIGVTTHNPAYLQLPSTMTNLRSGTWMMTGNGVMHNGTTILDEYGHNLDRLKAGDTVGVVRREDGTLHFFVNGMTQGPAAWNVPPGVYAVVDLYGQAAQATIVDDLEVPPVPEPLSEGNNQVSPSSPSSGAGASDLRFHQLHGSNAVITNGGRTALRHNCRSEFNDAIVISNRALRDGELFEIVIQKMVDRWSGSIEAGVTAIRPEDLEFPNTMTDIDYDTWMLSGTAIMQDGNTMRNNYGCDLDALGTGARIGMMRTAKGDLHYFINGQDQGAACSGLPPGKEVYAVVDLYGQCVQVSITNATGPMDNSLATSNTATEKSFPLHSPVAGVAHRFHSTCGKNVTLEEDGTRAVRVAGYAHGLVFSTKELRADEVFEVKVEELDEKWAGSLRLGLTTLAPGEMGPGAGGGPGLPPSLPELRTKTTWMVSSCEVRRDGQLQRMNYGRNLERLGVGSRVGIRRGTDDTMHILVDGEDMGPAATGIAKNVWAVLDLYGPVRSVSIVSSSRMEEPESTQPPSPSSDTGSEGEDDDEGEEHGLGDQNQVGIIPTAFEFLENHGKNILLSNGNCTATRVASYNQGIVVISQPLVPQLLVQVRIDFLNRQWTSSLVLGVITCPPERLNFPASACALKRAAWLLRGRGVFHNGLKICEKFGPNLDTCPEGTILGLRLDSSRGLHLHVNGVDQGVAVPDVPQPCHALVDLYGQCEQVTIVSPEPGAASGKSAGTQGDMEKADMVDGIKESVCWGPPPTASPLKSCEYHALCSRFQELLLLPEDYFMPPPKRSLCYCESCRKLRGDEAHRRRGEPPREYALPFGWCRFNLRVNPRLEAGTLTKKWHMAYHGSNVAAVRRVLDRGELGAGTASILSCRPLKGEPGVGFEESGENCAPPREEQPPPVLLSPSLQYAGAEPLASKVQFRDPKSQRTHQAQVAFQVCVRPGSYTPGPPSAALREPPDPHFSPAELEWVTKEKGATLLYALLVRVE; encoded by the exons GGTCTCGGCAGCGGCGGCGAGCTGCACCCGCGTACCGGGCGCCTGGTAAGCCTGTCGGCCTGTGGGCGGACGGCGCGGCGGCAGCAGCCGGGCCAAGAGTTCAACCACGGGCTGGTGTTGAGCCGCGAACCTTTGCGCGACGGACGCGTCTTCACCGTCCGCATCGATCGCAAG GTTAACTCCTGGAGTGGTTCCATTGAGATTGGGGTGACAGCGCTGGACCCCAGTGTGCTGGACTTCCCAAGCAGTGCCACGGGACTGAAAGGGGGCTCATGGGTAGTGTCAGGCTGCTCAGTGCTGAAGGATGGGCGTTCTGTGCTGGAAGAATATGGCCAGGACCTGGATCAGCTTGGAGAAGGGGACCGTGTGGGTGTGGAGCGCACAGTTTCTGGGGAGCTCCGGCTCTGGGTGAATGGGCGGGATTGTGGTGTGGCTGCCACAGGCCTCCCTGCCCGTGTCTGGGCTGTTGTGGACCTTTATGGCAAGTGTACCCAGATCACCGTGCTTCCCCCTGAGCCAGGCTTCAGCCCCCCTACTCCCATTCCTACACCTCCCCTAGAGCCCTCAGCCCCCCCAGAGGATTCTGCCTTGGCTCCACAGGGGACCTCTGGGgatgaag CCTTCGTAGTGTCCCAAGCACAGGCCCGGCCGGAGAAGTTTCCTAACAGCCTTGAGTCACATAATG ACTTTGCCAGCATGGAGCTCTCTGAAGTGGTGAGCAACGCCATCCTATCTGCCTACAATGGGGGACTCCTGAATGTGAACCTGAGCTCTCCCCCAGCTAGGGATGGAGTGGGATCTAGCGGTACTGCTACCTCACCTGTCCTCACCTCCAACGACGCCCTACTCTTCCATGAGAAGTGTGGCACCCTCATCAAACTCAGTAACAATAATAAGACAGCTGAGCGCCGGAGGCCCCTTGATGAATTCAACAATGGGGTTGTCATGACAAACCGCCCGCTTCGGGACAATGAAATGTTTGAG ATCCGTATCGACAAGCTTGTGGATAAATGGTCAGGTTCCATTGAAATTGGTGTCACCACTCACAACCCCAACAGCCTGGAATATCCAGCCACCATGACCAACCTCCAATCAG GCACCATCATGATGAGTGGCTGTGGGATTCTGACCAATGGCAAAGGCACCCGCCGGGAGTACTGTGAATTCAGTCTGGATGAGCTGCAG GAAGGTGACCATATTGGCCTGACAAGAAAGTCCAACTCTGCTCTGCACTTTTTCATTAATGGCATTGACCAGG GTGTGGCTACCCCATTGACACCCCCGGTAGTCTATGGTGTTGTAGACTTGTATGGGATGGCTGTGAAGGTCACCATCGTTCACAATAATAACCACAGTGACCGTCTTCGTCGGAACAATGCCATCCTgcgggcactgtcccctgagggTGCTCTGCGTCGTGCTGCTCCTGCTGCCCAGGCAGAACCTGAGCGCTTGCTGTTCCACCCCAACTGTGGGCAGAAGGCAGCCATTACCCACGAGGGACGCACTGCCCTGAGGCCCCA TGCCACTGATGACTTCAATCATGGCGTGGTACTGAGCAGCAGAGCCCTTCGGGATGGAGAGGTGTTTCAGGTGCGCATTGACAAGATGGTGGACAAATGGGCTGGCTCCATTGAAATTGGTGTCACCACCCACAACCCTGCCTACCTCCAGTTGCCCTCTACTATGACCAACCTGCGCTCTG GGACCTGGATGATGACTGGGAATGGGGTGATGCACAATGGGACAACCATCCTGGATGAATATGGACACAACTTGGATCGCCTCAAG GCAGGGGACACGGTAGGCGTGGTGCGGCGGGAGGACGGGACTCTCCACTTCTTTGTCAATGGAATGACACAGGGTCCTGCTGCCTGGAATGTACCCCCGGGTGTCTATGCTGTCGTTGATCTCTATGGCCAAGCAGCCCAGGCCACCATTGTGGACGACTTGG AGGTGCCTCCAGTCCCTGAGCCACTCTCTGAAGGGAATAATCAGGTGTCTCCAAGCTCCCCATCCTCAGGGGCAGGTGCCTCTGACCTGCGCTTCCACCAGTTGCATGGTAGTAATGCAGTCATCACTAATGGGGGCCGCACTGCACTCCGCCACAACTGCCGTAGCGAGTTCAATGATGCTATTGTCATTTCCAACCG GGCCCTGAGGGATGGAGAGCTGTTTGAAATTGTCATTCAAAAGATGGTGGACCGCTGGTCTGGCTCCATTGAGGCTG GAGTAACTGCAATTCGGCCTGAAGACCTGGAATTTCCCAACACCATGACCGACATCGACTATGACACATGGATGCTGAG TGGCACAGCCATCATGCAAGATGGTAACACCATGCGCAATAACTATGGGTGTGACCTGGATGCCCTGGGCACAGGTGCCCGCATTGGCATGATGAGAACTGCCAAAGGGGATTTGCACTACTTCATCAATGGCCAGGACCAAGGCGCTGCCTGCTCAGGCTTGCCTCCGGGTAAAG AGGTGTATGCAGTAGTGGATCTCTATGGCCAGTGTGTTCAAGTGTCCATCACCAATGCTACTGGCCCCATGGACAACAGCTTGGCGACCAGCAACACGGCCACTGAGAAGTCATTTCCCCTGCACTCTCCCG TGGCTGGTGTGGCTCACCGATTCCACAGTACATGTGGCAAGAATGTCACTCTAGAAGAGGATGGCACAAGGGCAGTGCGTGTGGCTGGCTATGCACATGGCCTCGTCTTTAGCACCAAGGAGCTCAGAGCTGATGAAGTCTTTGAG GTGAAAGTGGAAGAGCTGGATGAAAAGTGGGCAGGGTCCCTCCGGCTGGGGCTAACCACACTAGCACCAGGGGAGATGGGGCCTGGAGCAGGTGGAGGCCCAgggctgcctccttccctgccagaGCTCCGGACTAAGACCACCTGGATGGTATCCAGCTGTGAAGTGAGGCGTGATGGACAGCTCCAGAGGATGAACTATGGCCGGAACCTAGAGAGGCTGGGG GTGGGGAGCCGGGTGGGCATTCGTCGGGGAACAGATGACACGATGCACATCCTGGTAGATGGAGAGGATATGGGACCTGCAGCTACTGGCATCGCCAAG AATGTATGGGCTGTGTTGGATCTATATGGGCCAGTACGTAGTGTGTCCATTGTCAGTTCCTCGAGGATGGAGGAGCCAGAAAGtactcagcccccctcccccagctcggaCACCGGCAGTGAAGGCGAGGATGATGATGAGGGCGAGGAGCATGGCCTAGGA GACCAGAACCAAGTGGGTATTATACCCACAGCCTTCGAGTTCCTGGAGAACCATGGAAAGAATATCCTTTTGTCCAATGGGAACTGTACAGCCACACGGGTGGCCAGCTACAATCAGGGCATCGTTGTCATCAGCCAGCCCCTGGTGCCCCAGCTCCTGGTGCAG GTGCGGATAGACTTCCTGAACCGACAGTGGACATCTTCCCTTGTCCTAGGAGTCATCACCTGCCCACCAGAGAGGCTCAATTTCCCTGCCTCTGCTTGTGCCCTCAAACGGGCAGCCTGGCTGTTGCGTGGCCGAGGTGTTTTCCACAATGGTCTCAAG ATCTGTGAGAAGTTTGGGCCAAATCTGGATACGTGTCCTGAAGGCACCATCCTGGGACTGCGACTAGACAGCTCTAGGGGGCTGCATCTCCATGTCAATGGAGTAGACCAGGGGGTAGCTGTACCCGACGTGCCCCAGCCCTGCCATGCGCTTGTGGACCTCTATGGGCAGTGTGAGCAG GTGACAATTGTCAGTCCTGAGCCAGGAGCTGCCAGTGGGAAAAGTGCTGGAACCCAGGGGGACATGGAGAAAGCTGACATGGTTGATG GCATCAAGGAGAGTGTGTGCTGGGGTCCACCACCCACTGCTAGCCCTCTAAAGAGCTGCGAGTACCATGCTCTTTGCTCCCGCTTCCAAGAACTGCTGCTGCTTCCTG AGGATTATTTCATGCCTCCACCAAAGCGTAGCCTGTGCTACTGTGAATCTTGCCGAAAGCTTCGAGGAGATGAGGCCCACAGACGCAGAGGGGAGCCCCCACGGGAATATGCCCTGCCCTTTGGTTGGTGCAGGTTCAACCTCAG AGTGAATCCCCGCCTGGAAGCTGGGACGCTAACCAAAAAGTGGCACATGGCATATCATGGGAGCAATGTGGCAGCTGTAAGGAGGGTGCTGGACCGAGGGGAGCTGGGAGCAG GAACTGCCTCCATCCTGAGCTGCCGGCCCTTGAAGGGAGAGCccggagtggggtttgaggagtCTGGCGAGAACTGTGCGCCTCCCCGGGAGGAGCAGCCCCCCCCAGtgctgctctctccctctctccaataTGCTGGGGCCGAGCCCCTGGCCTCCAAAGTGCA ATTCCGGGACCCCAAATCCCAGCGGACGCACCAGGCCCAGGTGGCATTCCAGGTGTGTGTGCGCCCTGGCTCCTACACCCCCGGCCCTCCTTCTGCTGCACTCAGAGAACCTCCCGACCCACACTTCAGCCCAGCCGAACTTGAGTGGGTCACAAAGGAGAAGGGGGCCACACTCCTCTATGCCCTGCTGGTACGGGTGGAATGA